In Streptomyces sp. NBC_00306, a single genomic region encodes these proteins:
- the ftsX gene encoding permease-like cell division protein FtsX, protein MRAQFVLSEIGVGLRRNLTMTFAVIVSVALSLALFGGALLMREQVSTMKDFWYDKVNVSIFLCNKNDASTSPKCAKGAVTAQQKQQIEGDLKKMDVVDSVHHETAEEAYKHYRDQYGDTPIASTITPDQMQESFRVKLDDPEKYKVVATAFAGRDGVQSVQDQRNILENLFSLMNGMNIAALFVMALMLVIALMLIVNTVRVSAFSRRRETGIMRLVGASSFYIQMPFIMEAAFAGLLGGLVASLMLLVGRYFLIDHGLALSEKMQLVNFIGWDAVVTKLPLVIAIGLLMPAMAAFIALRKYLKV, encoded by the coding sequence ATGCGCGCCCAGTTCGTACTGTCGGAGATCGGCGTAGGTCTCCGTCGCAATCTCACCATGACCTTCGCCGTCATCGTCTCCGTGGCTCTGTCGCTCGCCCTCTTCGGCGGCGCGCTGCTCATGCGCGAGCAGGTCAGCACCATGAAGGACTTCTGGTACGACAAGGTCAACGTCTCCATCTTCCTGTGCAACAAGAACGACGCCTCCACGTCGCCCAAGTGCGCCAAGGGCGCGGTCACCGCACAGCAGAAGCAGCAGATCGAGGGCGATCTCAAGAAGATGGACGTGGTCGACTCGGTCCATCACGAGACGGCCGAGGAGGCGTACAAGCACTACCGCGACCAGTACGGCGACACTCCCATCGCGTCCACCATCACGCCGGACCAGATGCAGGAGTCGTTCCGGGTCAAGCTGGACGACCCGGAGAAGTACAAGGTGGTCGCCACCGCCTTCGCCGGCCGGGACGGCGTGCAGTCCGTCCAGGACCAGCGCAACATCCTGGAGAATCTCTTCTCCCTGATGAACGGCATGAACATAGCGGCACTGTTCGTGATGGCGCTGATGCTGGTGATTGCGCTGATGCTGATCGTCAACACCGTGCGTGTGTCGGCGTTCAGCCGTAGGCGTGAGACCGGGATCATGCGGCTGGTGGGAGCGTCCAGCTTCTACATCCAGATGCCGTTCATCATGGAGGCCGCGTTCGCGGGCCTGTTGGGCGGTCTGGTCGCCTCGCTGATGCTGCTCGTCGGCAGATACTTCCTGATCGACCACGGTCTGGCGCTGTCCGAGAAGATGCAGCTGGTCAATTTCATCGGCTGGGACGCGGTCGTCACCAAGCTCCCGCTGGTGATTGCGATCGGTCTGCTGATGCCTGCCATGGCCGCTTTCATCGCATTGCGCAAGTACCTCAAGGTGTGA
- the ftsE gene encoding cell division ATP-binding protein FtsE codes for MIRFDNVSKSYPKQNRPALRDVSLEIEKGEFVFLVGSSGSGKSTFLRLVLREERASQGLVHVLGKDLARLSNFKVPHMRRQLGTVFQDFRLLPNKTVAENVAFAQEVIGKPRGEIRKAVPQVLDLVGLGGKEDRMPGELSGGEQQRVAIARAFVNRPMLLIADEPTGNLDPQTSVGIMKLLDRINRTGTTVVMATHDQNIVDQMRKRVIELEKGRLVRDQARGVYGYQH; via the coding sequence GTGATCCGATTCGACAACGTCTCCAAGAGCTACCCCAAGCAGAACCGCCCCGCCCTGCGTGACGTCTCCCTCGAGATCGAGAAGGGAGAGTTCGTCTTCCTGGTGGGTTCCTCCGGTTCCGGCAAGTCGACCTTTCTGCGGCTGGTCCTCCGCGAGGAGCGTGCAAGCCAGGGGCTCGTGCATGTCCTCGGCAAGGACCTGGCACGGCTGTCCAACTTCAAGGTGCCGCACATGCGCCGCCAGCTGGGCACCGTCTTCCAGGACTTCCGTCTCCTGCCCAACAAGACCGTCGCGGAGAACGTGGCATTCGCGCAGGAGGTCATCGGCAAGCCGCGCGGTGAGATCCGCAAGGCCGTGCCGCAGGTCCTCGACCTCGTCGGACTCGGCGGCAAGGAGGACCGGATGCCCGGTGAGCTCTCCGGCGGTGAGCAGCAGCGTGTCGCGATCGCGCGGGCGTTCGTCAACCGGCCCATGCTGCTGATCGCGGACGAGCCGACCGGCAACCTCGACCCGCAGACGTCCGTCGGCATCATGAAGCTGCTGGACCGGATCAACAGGACCGGTACGACCGTCGTGATGGCGACCCACGACCAGAACATCGTCGACCAGATGCGCAAGCGTGTGATCGAGCTCGAGAAGGGCCGTCTCGTACGCGACCAGGCACGCGGCGTCTACGGCTACCAGCACTGA
- a CDS encoding LPXTG cell wall anchor domain-containing protein, which produces MTKKTRIRVARIAAGAVIAAGASLTAAGAASAVGVDINVGPLDASVNADRNGIDAGLGLNPPEPTGLPTVIPDPTPTEEPPTEEPPTEEPPTEEPPTEEPPTEEPPTEEPPTEEPPTEDPTENPDPSESTTPGGTGGTDTDGGVIDGDGNNTDTDNAGSQPVEQGQAKEELAETGAAETTFLLLGAATMIAGGIGFRMLPRLVGSNRTAV; this is translated from the coding sequence ATGACGAAGAAGACGCGGATCCGCGTAGCGCGCATAGCCGCCGGCGCGGTGATCGCCGCCGGCGCGTCGCTGACCGCCGCGGGCGCCGCCTCGGCCGTCGGCGTGGACATCAACGTGGGTCCCCTCGACGCCTCGGTCAACGCTGACCGGAACGGCATCGACGCCGGCCTGGGTCTCAACCCGCCGGAGCCGACGGGCCTGCCGACCGTGATCCCGGACCCGACGCCGACGGAGGAGCCTCCGACCGAGGAGCCGCCGACGGAGGAGCCTCCGACCGAGGAGCCGCCGACGGAGGAGCCTCCCACCGAGGAGCCGCCGACGGAGGAGCCTCCCACCGAGGAGCCTCCGACCGAGGACCCGACCGAGAACCCTGACCCGTCCGAGTCCACCACGCCGGGCGGCACCGGTGGCACCGACACCGACGGTGGTGTCATCGACGGCGACGGCAACAACACCGACACCGACAACGCCGGCTCCCAGCCGGTCGAGCAGGGCCAGGCCAAGGAGGAGCTGGCGGAGACCGGCGCCGCCGAGACCACCTTCCTGCTCCTCGGTGCTGCCACCATGATCGCCGGTGGTATCGGCTTCCGGATGCTCCCCCGTCTCGTGGGCAGCAACCGCACCGCCGTCTAA
- a CDS encoding class I SAM-dependent methyltransferase produces MTSPDTEAEYVEATNLLYRDPALYDVVQSGSASAGMCRPLIELHRPDARTLVDFGCGTGRDLEILAERFECIGVDLQPGLVDYAHQARPGLDIRTGDMRTTRLGKRMDVVTCMGNSLAYVHDNEEISQVFATFAAHALPGTLLVLCSPVAPITWTEPIAATVDTPWGPATVTIRHEWDLRTQINTTHRHWVLPSGDEALDEIRRRVLFPRELDRYVEGAGFEVLDMRDGTEAGLTGPTAYTVARYTHG; encoded by the coding sequence GTGACCAGCCCCGACACGGAAGCCGAGTACGTGGAAGCCACCAACCTCTTGTACCGCGATCCGGCTCTTTACGACGTGGTGCAGTCAGGCAGCGCAAGCGCCGGGATGTGCCGGCCCCTGATCGAGCTGCACCGGCCGGACGCCCGGACTCTGGTCGATTTCGGATGCGGTACCGGCCGGGATCTGGAGATCCTGGCCGAGCGCTTCGAGTGCATCGGCGTGGATCTCCAGCCCGGACTTGTCGACTACGCCCACCAGGCCCGGCCGGGGCTGGACATCCGCACCGGGGACATGCGCACCACACGACTCGGCAAGCGCATGGACGTGGTGACCTGTATGGGCAACAGCCTGGCCTACGTGCACGACAACGAGGAGATCAGCCAGGTCTTCGCCACATTCGCGGCCCATGCCCTGCCGGGCACGCTGCTTGTGCTGTGCTCCCCTGTCGCCCCGATCACCTGGACTGAGCCGATTGCCGCCACGGTTGACACCCCTTGGGGACCCGCCACGGTCACCATCCGACATGAGTGGGACCTACGGACCCAGATCAACACCACGCACCGGCACTGGGTGCTCCCCTCGGGCGACGAGGCGCTGGACGAGATCCGCAGGCGTGTCCTGTTCCCTCGCGAGCTGGATCGATACGTGGAGGGTGCCGGCTTTGAAGTCCTGGACATGCGCGACGGCACAGAGGCGGGGCTCACCGGTCCAACTGCGTACACGGTAGCCCGATACACCCACGGGTGA